A part of Borrelia hispanica CRI genomic DNA contains:
- a CDS encoding DUF1506 family protein, translated as MHVRLRLKNLAGRVIHYFKETSDIRFYKAINSTDNEFASHDITFDKNNYTDFVGIIIDISP; from the coding sequence ATGCATGTAAGACTCAGGCTTAAAAATCTTGCAGGACGAGTAATTCACTACTTCAAAGAAACATCTGATATTCGCTTTTATAAAGCTATAAATAGTACAGATAATGAATTTGCAAGTCATGATATTACTTTTGATAAGAATAATTACACAGATTTTGTTGGAATTATTATCGATATATCCCCA